TCGTGGTCGCCGGCATCGTCGTCTCGATCCTGTTGCCCTTGCTGGAAATCTCACAGATCGTTCGGTAAGGAGGACGGAATGCACCTACGGAAAACGACAGGGGACCGGCTTCGACGTCAGGCCGGGTTCACGCTCATCGAAATCATGGTCGTTATCGTCATCCTGGGACTGCTGGCGGCGCTCGTGGTGCCCAGGCTGGTCGGCAGGACCGAGGAAGCCAAGCGGACGCAAACCCGCGTACAGATCAAGAACCTCCAGCAGGCGATCGAGCTGTTCAAACTGGACAACGGCTTCTACCCGTCCACCGACCAGCGACTCGATTCCCTGGTGCGGATGCCCGAGACGGGACGGATCCCGAAGAACTACCGAAAGGGAGGCTACCTGGATCGCGTCCCCAAGGACCCCTGGGGGAATCCCTTCGTCTACGTATTCCCCGGGCAGCACGGAGACTACGATATCAGTTCGTACGGCGCCGACGGAGTACCTGGCGGCGAAGGCGAGGATGCCGACGTCAATTCCTGGGATGAGAAATAACCGCGGCTTCACCCTGATCGAGCTCTCGGTCGTCCTTTTCGTCCTGGGGCTCATCCTCTGGCTGGCCGCCCCCCGCCTCGCCTCGGTGGGAGAACCCGATCGCAACGGAGTCTTCCGGAATCTGGCGACCGGATCCGAGGAGGCGTTCGATCTCGCCCTGTTCGGGAAACGGGAAACACGTCTGGTGCTCGATCCCCCCGCGGGGACCTATCAGTTCCGAATCGTGGACGGCAAGAAGGTTGCTTCCCCGAAACCGCTGGGCGGCCGGCTGACGATCACGGGAATCCGCATCGAAGGGTCGGAACGGCCGCTGGACCTCGTCACCGAGATCCGTTATCTCCCTGGAGGAAGGGTCCCCGCCGCCAGGATCTTCTTCCGGGATAGCGGACCGGAAGGCGAGCCGACCGAATGGACGCTCAAAATCAGCCCTTTCGACGGATCCGTGGACGTCCTTCCCGGGACGGTGGTCAAAGATGCGTGAGCGAGGATGCCGTTCAGAGGGATTCACCCTGCTTGAGGTCCTCGTGGCGCTGGCCATCCTGTCGACCACGCTCATCCTTGTCTACCGGGTGATGTCCGAGGCCCTATCGGCCGAGGAACGATCGGAACGGTGGACCACCGCCGCCTATCTGGGGGAAGCCCTCCTGCGCGAAACCACCACGACCTTCCCCGAAGTCAGCGAATCCGAGGGAAGGTTTCCCGGCATGGACAACGCCTACGCCTGGAAGAAAACCGTGAAGCAAGCCATGCACCCCGACGCCCGCGAGGTGGACGTGGCCGTCACGTGGGGCGAGGGCGACCATGAGGAGTCGGTGTCGCTCGCGGGCATCGCCGTCAAATGAAAACGAAGAGACGGCCGGGCGGATTCACGCTCATCGAGATCCTGCTTGCGCTCGCGATCCTGTCGGTGGTCCTCGTGCTGCTGCTCTCTTCCTTCACGGGGGCCGGGCGCGGGCTGGAGGTCCTGACCGACCGCTCGGGCAGCTTCCGGCAGCTGCGGATCGCCATGGACCGCATGGGCACCGACCTCGAAGGCGCCTTCTCCTCCACCGGCGCCGAGGCCACCGCCTTGACGTGCAGCCAGGACCAGTTCATGGGAAAACCCGCTTCCACCCTGATCTTCACGGCCTACTCCCTCCCCGATATCACCGGCGCCCGCCCGCCGTCGGACATGGTCAAGATCAAGTATTTCCCGAAGATCAGCGAGGACGGGAGGTTCATAGAACTTCACCGGGAGCAATCCGACCTTCCCCTGCTGGAGAACAAGATCCCCACAAGCGAGTCCCGGCTGGCGTCCCGCCTGCAGGGCTTCCGGGTCGAATTGTATGACGGGACCACGTGGCTGAAGGATTGGCCGCCCACGGGAAAGAGCAAGTGGACGTTGCCCAGGAAGGCGACCCTGGTGCTCACGGATTTCCTGGGGCAGGAATTCCGGAGGACCATCCTCCTTCCCCTGGCTGGAAAGGAGGCGACGGGGATCTACTCCGGGAAACGGGGAACGACCGGCACAACACCCTCTATAGGGGAACCCCCCGGAGGAGGAGTTCCCGGAAGGGGTCTCCCGGGGGGAGCGGTTCCTCCTCCTCGTGCCGTATGAAGCAGCGAAACGACGCGGGCGTCGCGCTCCTGATCACTCTTCTCGTCCTGGTGCTGATCGTGATCCTGGCCATGGAGATCTTCCGGACCGGTGCCCGGGCGGCGCAGACGGGCGCCTACGGAAGGGACTCCATCCGGGCGACCCTCCTCGCCGAGGCGGGTGTCGCAGCAGCGAGGATCGCCCTGCGGGAAAACGCAAAGGACTTCAAGTACGACACCCTGGACCAGGTCTGGTCCCGGCCCGTGCCTTCCATCGAACTGGGGGATGGGACCATCCAGGTGACCGTGGAGGACGAGGAGCGGAAGATCAACCTGAACCGGCTGATCCTTCCGAACGGGAACGCCCCGGACGAGCAGCGGCTTGCCGTGTTCCGCAAGTTCCTGGCGATTCTCGACATCGACCCATCCATCGCCGACGCCGTGGTCGACTGGCTTGACGTCGACGACACCCCGCGCGTGGGGGGCGCCGAAAGCTCGTACTACCTTTCCCTCCCGTACTCCTACCGGGCGAAAAACGATCTGTTCGACACACTGGACGAACTCCGGCTGGTCCGCGGCATGACGGCCGAGAGATTCGAGAAGCTCAAGCCCTTCGTGACGATCCATTCCTCGGGAACGGTGAACATCAACACCGCCCCGAAAGAAGTTTTCATCGCGCTCTCCGCGGGGCAGGACGCTGCGGAGGCCGGCGAGATCACCGCCGCCATGGCCGACCAGATCATCGAGTACCGGAAGAACAATCCGTTCCAGAACCCGCGGAACATCGGCAACGTCAGCCCCGCACTGAAGGACCTTTACGACAAGACGAGGTTCCGCGACCTGATCGACGTCAAAGGGACTGCGTACCACGTCCGCTCGACGGGAGACCTCTCGGGGACTTTGCGGACCATCGACGCCGTGGGGGTGCGGTCCGGAAATGATATACAATGGCGCTACTGGCGTTTAGAATAAAAACCCATCCTTTTTCATTCCCGGGGGATTGAATGACCCGCATTTTCCGTTTCGCGTTCGTTGTTGTCCTGCTCACCGCCGCCCTGCGGGGAACCGCGGCGGCGGAAATCACCTTCCCGCTGAACGACAACAACGCCGGGGTCTTCGACCAGCCTAACGCTACCCTTAACGGAAACACCGTCTACGTCGCGTTCATCGGCGACACCACCGGCTCGGGGACCTTCCGCGTCTATTTCGCCGCCGTGAACGGCGCCGCCGACTTCACCAATCTCCTTCTGCCGCGGGACAGCACGGTCATCCTCACCCCTCCCGTCGCGATCGACAACACCGGCTCCGGGGGCAACACCCCCTATTTCGACGCCCGCCACCCCAAGATCGCGATGCGGACGGCTACCGAGGCGGTCATCCTTTTCCAGGCGCGGCCCACCCCCTCGGATGTCGTCTACCGGCCGTACATCGCCCGGGTGGCCCTCTCGGGCAACACCGCGACGCTGGTCTCGGTGCGCCAGGTCGGGGGATTCCCCGCCGGCGTGCTCACCACCGGGGATATCGAGGACATCTCTTACAACCTGGTCGTAACGGATAACTCCGTCCGCATGGCCTTCGCCAACCGGTCGACCATCACTGCTACCGCTCCGTTCCACGTTTATTTCGCCCGGGTGGGGTTGGACAACGCCACGGTCGT
The nucleotide sequence above comes from Deltaproteobacteria bacterium RBG_16_64_85. Encoded proteins:
- a CDS encoding type II secretion system protein GspG — translated: MHLRKTTGDRLRRQAGFTLIEIMVVIVILGLLAALVVPRLVGRTEEAKRTQTRVQIKNLQQAIELFKLDNGFYPSTDQRLDSLVRMPETGRIPKNYRKGGYLDRVPKDPWGNPFVYVFPGQHGDYDISSYGADGVPGGEGEDADVNSWDEK